The Candidatus Tanganyikabacteria bacterium genome contains the following window.
GAGCCGTTCGACCGTTCTACCACATTAAGCCTGTGTTTTGTTTCGCAAGATCGGCATTTAGACCGGTGAAATCCCGATCGAGTGGGATGAGGGTCGAAAGGGAGTAGCTCGGGATGGGATACGGCAGCACCGGGTCGCTGAAGGCGAGCGCGCCGCCGCCGCCGCCGCCGCCGCCGCCGCCGCCACCTCCGCCGCCCCCGCCTCCTCCGCCGCCGCCCAGGACGAGCGTGCTGAAGGGCGCGATCGGGGATTCCAGCAAGGTCCTGGCGGGTGGCAAGGCCAGCAACCTCTCGCTCGGCGACACCAAACCGCTATCCAAGGGCGGCCAGCCGGTCAGGCACTCGCACGTCGATCGCTACAGCGACGGCGTCAAGCAGATGCAGCTCGAGATGCAGGCCGCCGGCATCGATCCCGGGCCGATCGACGGCCTCAAGGGCCCGCTGACCCGCGCCGCCATGCGCAAGTACGAAGAGCAGTTCGGCGCCTCGGCCGCCAAGGAGTTCGGCGTCAATCCCGACTGGGCCGAGATAGCCGACGCGCGCCCCAACTTCCTGGGCCGCCTGCCCACCCCGACCGAACTGGGATCGACCAATCCAGAGGATCGGGCGCAGTACGACGGCAAGTTCGCGACCGTGCAGGGCAAGCAGATGACGCCTGGCACGGCCGCGGCCTTCCAGCGGAT
Protein-coding sequences here:
- a CDS encoding D-alanyl-D-alanine carboxypeptidase family protein; the protein is MGYGSTGSLKASAPPPPPPPPPPPPPPPPPPPPPPRTSVLKGAIGDSSKVLAGGKASNLSLGDTKPLSKGGQPVRHSHVDRYSDGVKQMQLEMQAAGIDPGPIDGLKGPLTRAAMRKYEEQFGASAAKEFGVNPDWAEIADARPNFLGRLPTPTELGSTNPEDRAQYDGKFATVQGKQMTPGTAAAFQRMYDAAKRDGVNLFINSAYRDPAYQAKLFNQAIAKYGSVAAARKWVAPPGRSEHQTGRALDLNMGQSGAHRWLQQNAGQFGFRQSYSWEPWHWYYKG